In Lathamus discolor isolate bLatDis1 chromosome 1, bLatDis1.hap1, whole genome shotgun sequence, the following are encoded in one genomic region:
- the LOC136017796 gene encoding uncharacterized protein LOC136017796: MTEMIRLIVGTVLIYWLSKLFLLLSELQNVVHYLEPVFPVLVFIKCGAWAKVFVSLYFMAVACNTDGLRQQGEMDVPVDLFLAVPLLFTALALVLASVFVRPRGAEGERPREPAAAEAAGESGPGDQAAAGAGPEAGKEAAAEQREEAAEEPSPAEEPSPAAEPSPAAAESIPRQPPAEPQEDAGVHTAFRSTAEEEELHPGREKLVVGEPASTAAAPAPGTSTAASLESSEGFEWPLGTLGTCLLIVMGISMMAHTQSVFYPPPFCLISEVKQSQVWVLSGVRQQYGRTKRSSLRLDSHEWQGVWDSMSQYLVHWTPPVLWKHRRWKAALWSPQQQAAETAEGDSELF, translated from the coding sequence atgacggagatgatcagattaatagtcggcacagtgctgatttattggctctcaaagttgtttctcttgctctcagagcttcagaatgtagtacattacttagagccggtattccctgtgttagtgtttatcaagtgtggggcttgggctaaggtttttgtttcactgtactttatggcagtggcttgtaatacggacgggctccggcagcagggagagatggatgtgcCCGTGGACTTGttcctggccgtcccgctgctcttcaccgccctggcccttgtcctcgcctccgtctttgtgaggccgcggggagccgagggggagcggccccgggagccagcggcggccgaagcggccggggagagcggccccggggaccaggcggcggcgggagcgggaccggaggccgggaaggaggcggctgctgagcagcgggaggaggcggccgaggagccgagccccgcggaggagccgagccccgcggccgagcccagccccgcggcggccgagagcatcccccggcagccgcccgccgagccccaggaggatgcaggagtgcACACAGCATTTcgcagcacggcagaggaggaagagcttcACCcgggaagagagaagctggtggtgggagagccggcaagcacagcagctgcaccagccccggggacaagcacagcagcatcattggagagttctgaagggtttgaatggcctctgggtacccttgggacctgcctgctgattgtgatggggatcagcatgatggcacacacacagagtgtgttctacccaccgccattttgtctgatctcagaagttaagcagagtcaggtttgggtcttgtctggggttagacaacaatatgggaggaccaaaaGATCTTCCctaaggctggacagtcatgagtggcagggtgtgtgggacagtatgagccagtatctagtccactggacccctccagtgctttggaagcatcggagatggaaggcagctctatggagtccccagcaacaagctgcagaaactgctgaaggggacagtgaattattttga